The following is a genomic window from Saccharicrinis carchari.
CCCGAAGGGGTAACAGGCACATTCAGCGGTACTACCTTTACCATTAGTGGAGCACCGACTGCGGCCGCCGGGAATTATGTTTATACGGTTACCACAGTTGGACTATGTACCAAGCCAACGGCCACGGGCAGGATCACGATTCGTCCTGACGCCACGATTACCTTGACTTCGGGGAACAACACGCAAACGGTCTGCCGTAATGCGGCCATCGGTAATATTGTTTACACGGTTGGCGGCAGCGGCACGGGTGCCACCGTAACCGGACTACCCGAAGGGGTAACAGGCACATTCAGCGGTACTACCTTTACCATTAGTGGAGCACCGACTGCGGCAGCCGGGAATTATGACTATACGGTAACCACGGACGGCCCATGTGCCAAGCCAACGGCCACGGGCAGGATCACGATCCGTCCCGATGCTACTATTACACTAACATCATCTAATAATACCCAAACCGTATGTCGTAACGCGGCCATCGGCAATATTGTTTACACGGTGGGTGGTAGTGGCACGGGTGCCACCGTAAGCGGACTACCCGAAGGGGTAACAGGCACATTCAGCGGCACTACCTTCACCATCAGTGGAGCACCGACTGCGGCCGCCGGGAATTATGACTATACGGTAACCACGGACGGCCCATGTGCCAAGCCAACGGCCACGGGCAGGATTACGATACGTCCTGACGCCACGATAACCTTGACTTCGGGCGACAACACGCAAACCGTATGTCGTAACACGGCCATCGTCAACATCGTTTACACGGTGGGTGGTAGCGGCACGGGTGCCACAGTAAGCAGACTACCCGAAGGGGTAACAGGCACATTCAGCGGCACTACCTTCACCATCAGCGGAACACCGACGGCTACAGCCGGGAATTATGACTATACGGTAACCACGGACGGCCCATGTGCCAAGCCAACGGCCACGGGCAGGATCACGATCCGTCCCGATGCTACTATTACACTAACATCATCTAATAATACCCAAACCGTATGTCGTAACACGGCCATTGCTAACATCATATACATCATTGGCGGCACTGGCACGGGGGCTACGGTAAGTGGCTTGCCTGCCGGGGTTACGGGAACTTTTAGCGGTACCGCTTTTTCCATCAGCGGCACACCAAGCGCCGTAGCCGGTAGATATGATTTTACAGTAACTGCTACCGGGGACTGTGCCAACAGTACGGCAAATGGTACTATTACAGTACGCCCGGATGCCACCGTAAATTTAACTACATCAAATAACACACAAACAGTCTGTCGCAATACCGTTATATCTACTATCAGGTACGCCATTTCCGGCAGTGGAACGGGAGCCACTGTAAGCGGATTACCGGCTGGTGTTACCGGAAGTTATAGCGGGGGTATGTTTACCATAGCTGGTAGGCCTACAACCTTTGGAACTTACAACTATACGGTCAGAGCCAGCGGCGGCTCATGTGCTTTGGAAACGGCAACGGGATCAATAACCGTTAGTTCTGATGCCTCAATTGAATTAACTTCGGGCGATGCCAACGCAACTTTATGTGTCAATAATGAGCTCCCCAATATTACTTATTCGTTGGGAGGAAGTGGTACAGGCGGTTCCGTTACCGGATTACCCGGAGGTGTTACCTACGTTGTTACCGACGGAGTTTTGACGATAAGTGGTAGTCCAACTCAATCCGGAACATTTAATTATACGGTGACTGCCTCGGGCGGATGCAATCCATCTGAAGCAAAGGGTACCATATATGTTACTACCGATGCTTCCATAAGGTTGACCTCCAATTCTGCTGAACGTGCAGTTTGCATTAACAATCCAATAAGTAATATTGAATTTGAGATTGGGCAAACCGCCACTGGATTTTCTGTTAGCGGGTTACCAAACGGGGTGAGAGGTGTTCTGGAGGGAAAAAAAATTACCTTAAGTGGTACACCAAGTCAATCGGGTATTTTTAATTATGTTGTTGTCGCCACGGGTATTTGTAAAGAAGCTACATCAAGCGGCACAATAACAGTATCGCCCAATGCAATCATTACTTTAACTTCGGCCAACAAAAATCAATCGGTTTGTATCAACAATCCGATAGCACCTATCAAATTTAACATAGGGGGTAGTGGTAACAATGCTACCGTTACTGGACTGCCCAATGGAGTAAACGCAAGCTTTGATAGTGGTGTTTTTACCATTAGCGGCACACCTATCGTTTCGGGAACTTTTAACTATCGCATAACGGCAACAGGAAGCTGCGGGAATTCAACAACATCGGGAGCCATAAACGTACGCCCTGATGCAAGCATCGCCTTGACATCAGCAAACAACGAACAAACGATCTGCGTAAATAGCGCTATCGACGATATTACGTACACCATTGGTGCCAGTGGTAACGGGGCAACGGTAACGGGGCTTCCCACTGGTGTTGTAGCAAATTATAGCAACGCCATGCTTACCATAAGCGGCACACCAAGCGTATCAGGGACTTTTGAATACACAGCGATAGCTACAGGTTTATGTGACGATGCCCAAGCTAAGGGTAAGCTAATTGTTAATCCCCTACCGAGGGCTTCTATCAGCGGAACAACAACGGTCTGCCAATTTGAAGCAGCTCCGGAAGTAGTTTTTACCGGCTCAATGGGTATTGCCCCTTATACTTTTACCTACACCATAAATAGTGGGTCACCTTTAACGGTAACAACTTCTATCGGCAATTCCGTTGCCATACCTGTAGCAACCGATGACACCGGTACTTACACTTATTCATTGTTAACCGTGCGCGATAGCGGCCCATCCCGATGTGGCCAGGCTCAGAGTGGCAGTGCAACCGTGGTTGTTAATTCATTGCCAACGGCAAACATCAGTGGCTCTACGCAGGTATGCGAAGGGAGCAGTGCACCCAGCATCTTATTTAGTGGTAATGATGGTACAGCACCCTACACGTTCTATTACAACATTAACGGTGGTTCAACACTCAGCGTTACATCAGCATCGGGTAAAACAGCTACGTTACCTGTTGCCACCAATACGCCCGGAGTATATACTTATGAGTTGCTTAGTGTTTCCGACGGCAGTACAAGCACCTGCCAACAGGTGCAGAACGGCAGTGCCACTGTTACGGTAAACGCATTGCCCAAGGCGGAAATTTCGGGCACAAGCACCGTCTGTTTAAACGATGTGCCTGTCGAGGTGATGTTTTCAGGTTCCGGGGGAACGCCACCTTATACCTTTAGCTATACCATTAACGATGGCGACCTGAATATGGTATCCACCAACGGAGGAAGTAGCGTATCGGTGAATGCACCAACCGATGCGGTAGGCGTTTTTGTGTATGATCTTGTTGGTGTTCAGGATCAAAGCAATACAATGTGCGAGAATGTGGCAAGCGGTAGTGCAACCATAAGTGTTAGTGAACTGCCCTTGGCTTCCATCTCTGGAACCACAGCTGTATGTAGGGGTAGCGCAATGCCGCGCGTAACCTTTGTGGGTTCCAACGGAGTTGCCCCATATACCTTTACCTATAGCATTAATAACGGTGACGAACAGGCGATAACTACGCAACGGGGCAACACGGTAAGTGTGGGAGTGCCCACAAATGAAGCGGGAGTATATACCTATGCGTTGTTAAATGTACAAG
Proteins encoded in this region:
- a CDS encoding T9SS type B sorting domain-containing protein — its product is MISTHAFLIASITENKLTTFLVSLVLLLFSNSLLAQTADFTANRTTVCAGSTVTFTDASTGITGLVLYTWDFGAGADEPSVRTGPGPHTVSYTGSGSSTVTLVITTVAIPGEELARESKVNYITRVPSTATILLTSANNTQTVCRNAAVAPITYSIGGSGTGATVTGLPAGVTGTFSGTTFTVSGTPTAAPGNYDYTVTTLGPCTNPTATGRITIRPDATIALTSGDNTQAVCRNTAIDNIVYTVGGSGTGATVTGLPAGVTGTFSGTTFTVSGTPTAAPGNYDYTVRTLGPCANPTASGRITIRSDATIALTSGNNTQTVCRNTAINPITYSIGGSGTGATVSGLPAGVTGSFSGNIFTISGTPTAIPANYNYTVSTTGPCANTSLTGTIGVGLEATILLNSGNTAQTVCVNTAITDITYTIGGSAAGASVTGLPAGVTGTLNGTNFTISGAPSSTGIFNYQVTTSGACSGPSATGSIRVRPNAILTLTSGNNTQTICANASIDNINYTVGGSGTGASVTGLPAGVTGVFNAGVFTISGTPSVSVGTFNYTVTATGTCANATATGTITMGPAATIDLTSGSDAQTVCVNTAISNIAYTIGGSATGASVTGLPAGVTGSLSGSVLTISGTPSVGGEFNYSVTTTGPCKGPTATGTIGVNLNPTIALTSGNNTQTVCRNAAIGNIVYTVGGSGTGATVTGLPEGVTGTFSGTTFTISGAPTAAAGNYVYTVTTVGLCTKPTATGRITIRPDATITLTSGNNTQTVCRNAAIGNIVYTVGGSGTGATVTGLPEGVTGTFSGTTFTISGAPTAAAGNYDYTVTTDGPCAKPTATGRITIRPDATITLTSSNNTQTVCRNAAIGNIVYTVGGSGTGATVSGLPEGVTGTFSGTTFTISGAPTAAAGNYDYTVTTDGPCAKPTATGRITIRPDATITLTSGDNTQTVCRNTAIVNIVYTVGGSGTGATVSRLPEGVTGTFSGTTFTISGTPTATAGNYDYTVTTDGPCAKPTATGRITIRPDATITLTSSNNTQTVCRNTAIANIIYIIGGTGTGATVSGLPAGVTGTFSGTAFSISGTPSAVAGRYDFTVTATGDCANSTANGTITVRPDATVNLTTSNNTQTVCRNTVISTIRYAISGSGTGATVSGLPAGVTGSYSGGMFTIAGRPTTFGTYNYTVRASGGSCALETATGSITVSSDASIELTSGDANATLCVNNELPNITYSLGGSGTGGSVTGLPGGVTYVVTDGVLTISGSPTQSGTFNYTVTASGGCNPSEAKGTIYVTTDASIRLTSNSAERAVCINNPISNIEFEIGQTATGFSVSGLPNGVRGVLEGKKITLSGTPSQSGIFNYVVVATGICKEATSSGTITVSPNAIITLTSANKNQSVCINNPIAPIKFNIGGSGNNATVTGLPNGVNASFDSGVFTISGTPIVSGTFNYRITATGSCGNSTTSGAINVRPDASIALTSANNEQTICVNSAIDDITYTIGASGNGATVTGLPTGVVANYSNAMLTISGTPSVSGTFEYTAIATGLCDDAQAKGKLIVNPLPRASISGTTTVCQFEAAPEVVFTGSMGIAPYTFTYTINSGSPLTVTTSIGNSVAIPVATDDTGTYTYSLLTVRDSGPSRCGQAQSGSATVVVNSLPTANISGSTQVCEGSSAPSILFSGNDGTAPYTFYYNINGGSTLSVTSASGKTATLPVATNTPGVYTYELLSVSDGSTSTCQQVQNGSATVTVNALPKAEISGTSTVCLNDVPVEVMFSGSGGTPPYTFSYTINDGDLNMVSTNGGSSVSVNAPTDAVGVFVYDLVGVQDQSNTMCENVASGSATISVSELPLASISGTTAVCRGSAMPRVTFVGSNGVAPYTFTYSINNGDEQAITTQRGNTVSVGVPTNEAGVYTYALLNVQDSKSNPCSNLQTGSATVQIDEIPIANPGTGDNNCGLTYIFSAQHSIDGATGKWTLTNGPGNATFEPENADVPKTEVTVDAFGTYEFMWTEVNGTCADQASITVSFVQLPSGNAGQDTLVCDLEHTLDAIPGNGAGSWRISEGPGNGLFSPSNNDPNAEVVVSEYGTYQFQWEEVNEVCQSSDVVEVIFREVPALSAGRDTAICLGDEVQLQAIGEGRFLWSPASTLDDASIYNPIASPVEETTYQVVLTDAYGCINTDELLVQPLPLPIAYAGEDTTLTYIFDYQTTGTEIRPYEWGRWVRSGGTAVFSDSTSMVNLISNLSVGENVFEWIVSNGICPDANDFLLITVTDLVLPTLITPNEDGINERFEIRGIETFGKTEFIVFDRRGLQVYSNKDYDNSWNGVDQNGSPLPEDTYYFSIKPANKKALSGYIVIRR